The genomic segment GCGGGTGGGCTTCTCCGTCCACGAGACCATCCTGTACGCGGGCACGGAGACGTCGATGTGGTACGCGAACCACATCGAGGCCGTCGTCTGCACCAAGGGTGAGGCGGAGCTGACCGACGACACGACCGGCGAGAAGTACACGATCACGCCGGGCACCATGTACCTGCTCGACGGGCACGAGAAGCACACGATGCGGATCAAGGAGGACTTCCACTGCATCTGTGTCTTCAACCCGCCCGTCACGGGTCGTGAGGACCACGACGAGAACGGCGTGTACCCGCTGCTCACGGAGCCGGAAGCGGACTGACACCACCTACATCCCGAACAGGGCCGTACGAGAGGAGAGGCAGGCAACACCATGACCACCGCACCCGAACGCACCAGTGACCTGTACCCGACCCGAGGCACCGAAGAGGTGCTGATCGAGCGCAAGGACCCCGTCGTGTGGTCCGAGCCGGGTGCAGCGGGGCCGATCACGGCCGGGGATCTGGCCGGGTTCGAGCGGGACGGTTTCCTGGCGATCGACCAGTTGATCACCCCGGACGAAGTGGGCGTCTACCACGCCGAGCTGGAGCGTCTCATCAACGATCCGGCGATGCGCGAGAACGAGCGCTCCATCGTCGAGCCGCGCTCCCAGGAGATCCGGTCGATCTTCGAGGTGCACAAGATCAGTGAGGTCTTCGCCAGGCTGGCGGCGGACCCGCGGGTCGTCGGCAGGGCGCGGCAGATCCTCGGCTCGGACGTGTACGTCCACCAGTCGCGGATCAACGTGAAGCCGGGCTTCGGTGCCTCCGGGTTCTACTGGCACTCGGACTTCGAGACCTGGCACGCGGAGGACGGCCTGCCGAACATGCGGACCGTCTCGGTGTCCATCGCGCTGACGAAGAACTACGACACCAACGGTGGTCTCATGATCATGCCGGGGTCGCACAAGACGTTCCTCGGCTGTGCGGGCGCCACGCCGAAGGACAACTACAAGCGGTCGCTGCAGATGCAGGACGCGGGCATCCCGTCGGACGAGACGCTCACGCACCTCGCGTCCGACTACGGCATCCGCCTGTTCACGGGCGAGGCCGGTTCGGCGACGTGGTTCGACTGCAACGCCATGCACGGCTCGGGGGACAACATCACCCCGTACCCGCGCAGCAACGTCTTCATCGTGTTCAACAGCGTGGAGAACACGGCGGTGGAGCCGTTTGCGGCGCCGGTGCGCAGGCCCGAGTACATCGGGGCGCGGGACTTCACCCCGGTGAAGTGACGCGGTAGGTGAGCGAGTCCGGCCCGGTTCCCCTTCTCGGGGGCCGGGCCGTTCGCCGTTCCGCCTTCCGGACTACCGCGGCAGGGAGGCGTAGTCCGTGTAGCCCTTCTCGGTGCCGCCGTAGTAGGTGGCGCGGTCCGGGGTGTTGTACGGGCCGCCGGCCTTCAGGCGGGCCGGAAGGTCCGGGTTGGCGAGGAACAGGGCGCCGAACGTGATGATGTCCGCGGTGCCGTCCTCGACGAGGGCGAGCGCGTCGGGGCCGGTGGGGCCCTCGCTGTGCGGGTTCAGGACGAGCGTGCCGCCGAAGTCCTGCCGCAGCCGTGCGGTGAGCTCGCGGACGCCTTCGACCTCCATGATGTGCAGGTACGCGAGGTCGAGCGGGGCCAGCTCCTTGGCGAGAGCGGTGTACACGGGCTCGGGGTCGGGCTCGGAGATGCCGTTGGCGGTGTTGCCGGGCGAGATGCGCAGGGCGGTGCGGGAGGCGCCTATCTCCTCGGCCACGGCGGTGGTGACCTCGACGGCGAACCGGATGAGGTTCTCGGGCGAGCCGCCCCACGCGTCGGTGCGGTGGTTGGCGCCGGGGGCGAGGAACTGGTGGATCAGGTAGCCGTTGGCGCCATGCAGCTCCACGCCATCGAAGCCCGCGTCGATCGCGTTGCGGGCGGCGGTCGCGAAGTCGGCGATGGTGGCGCGGATCTCGGCGTCGGTGAGCTCGTGCGGGGTGACGAAGTCCTTGAGGCCCTCGGCGGTGTAGACCTGCCCTTCGGCCGCGATCGGTGAGGGGGCGACGTTGATCAGTCCGTCGGGCAGGAGGACGGGGTGGCCGACGCGGCCCGCGTGCATGAGCTGGGCGAAGATCGTGCCCCCGGCGGCGTGCACGGCGTCGGTGACCTTGCGCCAGGCAGCGATCTGCTCGGCGCTGTGCAGGCCCGGGGTGTCCGGATATCCCTGGCCGACCACGGAAGGCTGGATGCCCTCGGTGACGATGAGGCCCGCGGAGGCGCGCTGGACGTAGTACTCGGCGGTCAGATCGGTGGCGACACCGCCCTCACCGGCGCGGCTCCGGGTCATGGGGGCCATGGCGATGCGGTTGCGGAGCGGGGTGCCGGACAGGTCGATCGGGTCGAACGCGGTGGTCATCAGAACTCCCGGGCTGAGGTACGACAGAAATATGTGGTCGGCCAATCATTCGCGCCGAGAGCACTGTAACCCATTTCTTGGCCGACCAAGGTAATCTTTCGGCAGACGTCTCACGATCGACGAATCGACGACACACAGGAGCGCGCGATGAGGGCCGACACCGTCCAGGCACCCCCGGCCGACCCCGTCTGTAGGCCCGGCGCGTCCGGTGTCGCCGCCGCGGGACCCGTCAGTCTCGCCGTCAGCCGGGTCGCCCGGCTGCACCGCATCGCCGCGGGCAAGCTGCTGAAGGGCCTCGGCCTCTACCCCGGCCAGGAGTTCGTGATGATGCACCTGTGGGAGGCGGGCGCGGTCCGGCAGTCGGAGCTGATCAAGGCGGTCGAGCTCGACCCCTCGACGGTCACGAAGATGCTGCAGCGCCTGGAACAGGCGGGCCACGTGCGCCGCCGCCCCGACCCGGCCGACCGCCGCGCGGTCCTGGTCGAGGCGAGCGCGGCGAGCTGCGGCCTGCTCGCGCAGGTGGAACAGGCGTGGGGCGACCTGGAGGGCCACACGCTGGCGGGCCTGGACGAGGCGGAACGCGCGGACCTGGCGCGGCTCCTCGCGAAAGTGGAGACGAACCTGTGCAAGGAGACGGAGGACTGCCCGGAGCGCAAGGGCCGGGACTGAGAGCGTGTGGGCGTCCTGAAGGCGTCAGGGCTTCCGCGCTGCTTCCCGCCGCTTCCGCGCTGCCTCCCGCCGCTTCCGCGCTACAGCCAGGACAGCGATGCCGCCCGCGTCAGGACGTTCTCGGCCGCCGCCTCGTCGCCCGACGTGCCGCGCGGGACCTCGTCCGGGGTGCGGCGGCCGCCGATCAACAGGCAGAAGTCGACCGGGTCGAGGACCAGCTGCGCCCGCACCGGATCGTCCCCGCTGCCCAGGATCCACTCCGTCTCGCCGCCTTCGCCGGAGACCGTCAGGGCGACGGGCGGGGCCTTGGGGCCGAGCGCGGGGCCGAGGATGCGGACGGCGAAGCGGACCAGCTGCCACAGGTGCGGGGCGGGCGGCGGGGGGACGGGCAGGTCGAGGGCGGTGCCGATGTCGCGGGCGTGCACCCACGCCTCGAAGGCGCGGGCCAGGAAGTGGTCGGCGACGGGCAGCCGGCCGCCCGCGAGCAGCACAGTGCGGGCGGCGAGTTCGGGGTCGTGGGCGGCACGGGACGAGAGCAGCCCGGCGGCCTGGTTGCGCCACGTGGCGACGGTCTGTGCGGGCGTGCGGGCCCGTTCGCGGAGGATCACCTCGCGGGTGCGCGCCGCCCACTCGACGCGCCACGGGGGCGGCGGCCCGGACGGGGCCGGGGGCGGCGCCGGGACCCGCCCGTTCCTGTCCACGTGCCGGGCCAGCGGCTCGTCCGCGGCGATCAGATGCGCGACCGTGTCGTGCACGTCCCATGCGTGGACGACGGGCGTCCCCCACGCCCCGTGCTCGTCCAGCTCGCCGAGGAGCGCCTTGAGCCCGGCCACCGCGGCGGCGTAGGGCGCGGCGTGCGGGGCGGTGCGCAGGGCGGGGGCGCGGCTGCGCAGGGCGAGGGAGAGCCCGTGCGTGCCGGGGGCCGTGTCCGGGTCCGGCGGCGGGCCGGGCGCGGCGGGGCCGTCCAGGTGCCGCACGGTGGCCCGCAGCCGTGCCGCCTCGGCCGCGCAGTGCTCGCACTCCCCCAGGTGTCGTGCGACGGTGGTCTCGTCGCCCGGCATGAGGGCGTCGAGGGCCCAGGCGCCGAGGAGTTCGCGTACCGCGTCGTGGGGGGTGGTCATGGGTGCTCACCTCGCAGGGGTGGGTCCGCGAGGGTCTCGGCCAGGGTGCGCAGGGCCGTTCGCAGGCGGGTCTTCGCGGTGCCTTCGGGGATGCCGAGCTCGACGGCGGCCTGCCGGTAGGTGCGCCCTGCGAAGTAGGCGAGGTGCACCACCTGTTGCTGGGGCAGCGGGAGGCGGGCGAGGGCGGAGTGCAGGAGCAGGGAGCGCTCCTGTTCCAGGATCGCCTCGTCCGGGGAGGGGCCGGGTGCCGGGACGGTCCGCAGGGACGTCTCGTCGGCGTGGGTGGCCTTGCGGTGGCGTTCCTCGCCGCGGACCCAGTCCACGGCGCGCCGGTGGGCGAGCATCGACAGCCAGCCGCGCAGGCTGCCGCGGCGCGCGTCGAACGTGTAGGGCCTGGTCCACAAGTGGGCGAAGACCTCCTGGGTGACGTCCTCGGCGGCGGTGCGGTTGCGGGTGACGCGGGTGGCGACGCGGTGGACGAGCACGCCGTACGCGGCGTAGGCGTCGGCGAGCGCCGCCTCCTCGCCGTAGACGAGCCGTCGGTGCAGCTCGGCGTCGACGGGCGCCCTCGCCGCGCCGGACGGCAGGTCCGACGTGCCCGGCCTCTCGGCGGACGGCTCCACCGGCACCACCACCTCGTGCGGCCCGCGCGGCCGCGTAGCACTGCCAAGCCTGGCGCCCCGCGGCCCGCCGCGCCAGGCTTCAGCCCGACAGCACGTCGAGGAGACGGTCCACATCCGCCTCGGTGTTGTACAGGTGGAACGCGGACCTCAGGTGTCCCGCCCGTGCCGACGTCAGAATGCCCGCACGGGTCAACTCCGGTGCGCGGTCGGCGAGTCCGGGCACGGAGACGATGGGCGAGGTGCCGGGCACGGGGGTGTGGCCGAGGGTGGCGAGTCCCGCGCGGAAACGGGCGGCGAGCGCCGTGTCGTGGGCGTGTATCGCGTCGACGCCGGTCTCCTCGACGAGGGCGAGGGACGCGGCGGCCCCGTGGTAGGCGAGGAAGGCGACGGGTTCGTCGAACCGGCGGGCGTCGGGGGCGAGTTCGGCGAGCGGGCCGTACGTGGAGTCCGAGGTGTCGGCCGCGGCCAGCAGGCCCGCGTGCAGCGGGACGAGGGTTTCCTGGGCGTCCTCGCGCACGGTCAGGAAGGACACGCCGCGCGGGCACAGCAGCCACTTGAAGGCGCCGGTGAGGGTGTAGTCGTACGCGTCGGCGGCCAGCGGCAGCCAGCCCACGGCCTGCGTCGCGTCGAGGAGGGTGCGCGCCCCGTGGACGGCGGCCGCGGCGCGGACGGCGGGCAGGTCGGCGGTGCGGCCGTCGGCGGACTGGACGGCGGAGAAGGAGACGAGCGCGGTCGTGGGCCGGACCGCCGCGGCGAGCTCCGCCAGCGGCGCGTACCGCACCTTGAGGTCGCCGCGCAGCACGAAGGGGTTGATGATGGAGGCGAAGTCCCCCTCGGGCACGAGGACTTCGGCGCCCGGCGGCAGGGAAGCGGCGATCAGCCCGGCATGCACGGCGACGGATCCGCCGACCGCCACGCGCCCCTCGGCCACGCCGACGACGCGGGCGAAGGCGGCCCGTGCCGCGTCGACCGTCTCGGAGTCACCGGAGCCGCCCGGCCGCCCCGCACCGTTCTCCACGGCGAGCGTGCGGATCGCGTCGACGGCGCGACGCGGCAGCAGCCCGCAAGCGGCGGTGTTCAGATAGGTCGAGGTGGGAGCGAATTCCGTACCGGCGTTGATCCCCATGGTGTTCATGGGGATCAACTTATGCGGCGTGTCAGGCCTGCGGAACCGCGCACCCGTCGGGCCCGCACGCGTCGCCGCCGTCGGCCGACGCGAGGGTGGTGAGCGGCGCGCGCTCGCCCCACGCCTGCTCCAGGGCCTGCGTGAAGACCTCGGCGGGCTGGGCGCCGGAGATGCCGTACTTGCGGTCGAGGACGAAGAACGGCACGCCGTTCGCGCCCAGCTCGGCGGCCTCGCGCTCGTCCGCGCGGACTTCGTCGGCGTACCGGTCGGGGTCGGCGAGAACGGCCCGCACCTCGGCCTCCTCCAGACCCGCCTCGACGGCGAGCTCGACGACGCGCGTGTCGTCCGCGAAGACGGACCGCTCCTCGGCGAAGTTCGCGCGGTAGAGCAGCCCGATCAGCTCGTGCTGCCTGCCCTGCTCCTTGGCGAGGTGCAGCAGGCGGTGCATGTCGAAGGTGTTGCCGTGGTCGCGGCCCTCGGTGCGGTAGTCGAGGCCCTCGGCGGCCGCGTTCTCCCCGAGCCGCCGCTCGCCCTCGCGGGCCTGCTCCTCGCTCATGCCGTACTTCTGCATCAGCATCGGCAGGACGAGCCCGGTGTCGCCCTTGGCGCGCCCCGGGTCCAGCTCGAAGGAGCGGTGCACGACCTCGACGCCGTCACGGTGCGGGAAGGCGGCGAGCGCCTTCTCGAAGCGGGCCTTGCCCACGTAGCACCAGGGGCAGGCGATGTCGCTCCAGATCTCGACGCGCATGTGTGTGGCTCTCTTCAGGTCGTACGTCAGGTCGGCGCGGAGGTGGCCCCCGCTCCTGCCGTCAACGTACGGGCAAAGCACCGCATTCCCCCGGCCTCACCGGGCCGCCGTGAAGCTCCCCGCGTTCGCCCTGATCCAGGTGCGCAGGTGGGCGAGGGGTTCCAGGGCGCCGCGGCCGAGGTCGGTCAGCGCGTACTCGACGCGGGGCGGCACCTCGGCGTGGACCGTGCGGGTCACGAGGCCGTGGTCCTCCAGGCGGCGCAGGGTCTGGGTGAGCACCTTCGGGCTGACGCCCTCCAGCTTGCGGCGGAGCTCGCCGAAGCGGCGCGGCCCGTCCTCCAGGGCGGTGATGGCGAGGCCGGTCCACTTGTTGACGAGCAGCTCGAAGATCGCGCGGCCCGGGCAGAGCAGGCCGTAGATGTCGTGCGGGGCGGAGCGGTCTTCAGGGGTCTGACCAGTCATGGTTTCCAAAATATAGTTGGGTCCCTTGCGGGTGATCAGGGGGTGGCTCCTACCGTGCCGGGCATGAACTCCTTCCCCGCTCCCGTCCGTGTCGGTCTCGTCGGCCTCTCCGCCCGCGGCGGCTGGGCGCCGCACTCCCACGTCCCCGCGCTGGCCCTGCTCGACGGGTACGAGCTGCGCGCGCTGTCCGCGTCGAGCGATGCCTCGGCGCGGGCCGCGGGCGCCCGGTACGGGGTGCCGCTGGCCTTCGGCTCGACCGCGGAGCTCGTCCGCAGCGACGAGGTGGATCTCGTCGTGGTGAGCGTGCGGGTGCCGCTGCACCGCGAGGTGGTCCTCGGCGCGCTGGACGCGGGCAAGGCGGTGCTCTGCGAGTGGCCGCTCGGCAACGGCCTCGCCGAGGCGGAGGAGCTCGCGGGGGCCGCGGCGCGGGCGGGGGTGCGGACGTTCGTGGGGCTGCAGGCCCGCTCGGCGCCGGCGGTGCGGTTCGTGCGCGACCTCGTCGAGGAGGGGTACGTCGGGGAGGTCCTGTCGACGAGTCTCGTGGCGTCGGGACGGCGCTGGGGGCCCGTCTTCGAACCGTCCGGGGAGTACCTCCTGGACCGGCGGAACGGCGGGACCATGCTGACCATCCCCTTCGGCCACACCATCGACGCCGTCTCGATGGTGCTCGGCGAGTTCACCGAGGTCTCCGCGACCCTCGCGACCCGGCGCCCCGTGGTGCACGAGGAGGGCACGGGCCGCCCGGCCGCGATGACCGTCGACGACCAGATCGCGGTGAGCGGGCGGCTCGCCTCGGGTGCCGTCGCCTCGGTGCACTTCCGGGCCGGGCTCTCGCGGGGCACGGACTTCCACTGGGAGATCAACGGCACGGAAGGCGACCTCGTGGTCACGGGCGACTCGGGTCATCTGCAGCAGGCGTCCCTGACGGTGCGGGGCGGACGCGGCACGGACACGGGCGTCTCCGAACTCCCGGTGCCCGCGCGCTGCTTCGACGTTCCCGCGATCGATGAGCTGCGGGGACTGCCCGCGTACAACGTGGGGGCGCAGTACGCGCAGGTCCTCGCCGACCTCACCGAAGGCACCGCGCACGCACCGGACTTCGCGCACGCGGCGCGGCGCCAGCGCCTCCTCGACGCGATCGAGCACTCGGCCGCGACCGGCACCCGCGTCCGACTCCAGGGTTCCGGGCCTACGAGCCGTCCCGCAGCCCCTTCGGCCAGTTCGGGCGGAACTCGATGTGGTCGTACGTCACCGCGCAGCCCTCCCCCACCGGCGACTGCGCCATGAAACCGACCAGGGCGGCGCCCGCCGCCTCCTCGTCGCCGAGGGAGAAGATCCGCACGAACGTCCAGCGCTCGCCGTCCGTCGACGCGTGGAACGCGAACGCCGACCCCGTACGGCTGATGCGCAGCCAGGCGCTGCTGCCGTCCACGACGAACGCGTTGGCGTCGTCGGAGTGGCCGCGGGTGACGACCGTGCAGATCGTGGGCTCGTCCGGGGAGCGCTCCAGGCAGAGCTTGGCCCACTCGCGCTCCCCCACGTGCAGGTACAGCACGCCCGCGTCGAAGGCGGCGGCGAAGCCGACCGTGACGCGGGCGATCAGCTGGAAGTCGCCCTCGGGGGCGCCGAGGAGGCGCGGCGCGTCGGACGCGGGCTCCACGACGGCGCCCGTCGGGGGCACGAAGCGGTCCTGGCGGGGGCCCGCCCGGCCGGTGAGGACGCCGTCCTCGTGGGACCAGTCGCCGTCGGGGCCGTAGGTGCGCAGCGGGAAGGGCAGTTCGGGGATCGTGACGTCCATGGGCTCAGTGTTGCAGGCGCCCGTCGTAACGCCGGGGCAGTCCCAGCGGGTTGGCGTCGCGCAGCTCCGGCGGGAGCAGCGGCTCGGGGGTGTTCTGGTACGCGACCGGGCGCAGCCACCGTTCGACGGCCGTGCCGCCCACGCTCGTCGAGGTCGACGTGGTGGCGGGGTAGGGGCCGCCGTGGTGCTGGGCGGGGGCGACGGCGACGCCGGTCGGCCAGCCGTCGACGAGGACGCGTCCGGCGAGCGGGGTGAGCTCGGCGAGCAGCTCGGCGCCGCGGCCGCTCTCCCCCGCCGCCTCGTCCGAGGACAGCTGCACGGTGGCGGTGAGGTTGCCGGGCAGGCGGGAGAGGACGGCGGTGATCTCCGCGTCGTCGGCGTAGCGCGCGACGACGGTGACCGGGCCGAAGCACTCCTCCAGGAGCAGGTCGTGCGCCCCTTCGGCGGCGAGGCGCGCGGCAGGGACGGTGAGGAAGCCCGCGCTGACGGTGTGCTCGCCGCCCGCGCCGGGGGTGACCGGCGCGTCCACGTCGGGCAGTGCGGCGCGCTCGCGCACCCCGGCGACGAAGTTGTCCCGCATCCGGTGGTCGAGGAGCACCCCCGACTCGGTGTTGCTGACCGCGTCGGTCAGGGACTTGACGAGCCGGTCGCCGCCCGCGCCCTCGGGGGCGAGGACCAGACCGGGCTTGACGCAGAACTGGCCGACGCCGAGCGTCATGGAGCCCGCGAGTCCGGTGCCGATCTGCTCGCCGCGCTCGGCGGCCGCGGCCTCGGTGACGACGACGGGGTTGAGGGAGCCGAGCTCGCCGTGGAAGGGGATCGGCACGGGCCGTGCGGCGGCCGCGTCGAAGAGGGCGCGCCCGCCGCGGATGGAGCCGGTGAAGCCGGCTCCTGCGACCAGCGGGTGCCGGACGAGTTCGACGCCCGCGTCGAAGCCGTGCACGAGGCCGAGGACGCCTTCGGGGATGCCGTGCCGGACGGCGGCCCTGCGCAGCACGGAGGCGACCAGCTCGGAGGTGCCGGGGTGGTCGGGGTGGGCCTTGACCACGACGGGGCAGCCCGCGGCGAGGGCGCTCGCGGTGTCGCCGCCGGGCACGGAGAAGGCGAACGGGAAGTTGGAGGCGGAGTAGACCGCGACGACGCCGAGGGGGATCTTGTAGCGGCGCAGGTCGGGGATGGGCGGGGTCGCCGAGGCGTCGGGGTGGTCGATGACGATGCCGAGGAACGCGCCCTCGTCGACGATGTCCGCGAAGGCGCGCAACTGGTAGCAGGTGCGGGCGAGTTCGCCGGTGAGCCGGACGGGGCCGAGTGCGGTCTCCGCGTCCGCGGCCTCGACGAGGTGGTCCTTCGCTTCTTCGAGGAGGTCCGCCGCGGTGCGCAGGAAGGCGGCGCGGACCGTGCGGTCGGCGAGGGCGGACGCGGCGTCGGCGGCGGCGCGGACCGCGACGTCGACCTCTTCGGCTGTGGCCTCCACCGCAACCTGCTCGCGCTGCTTCCCGGTTCGGGGGTCGACACTCCAGACTGGTGCTGCTGCCACCGCGGATTCCCTTTCCAGAGGTATGCCACTCACCAGGGCTGTTCGATATGCTGAACGCTGTCCTCGCTGGTGAATGGCGGAGACTTCGGAGACTATTTCTCGGCGTTCAAAGGGGTCAAGGGCGATGTCGGCTGGCGAGACCGGAGGCGGCGCGCAGGTCAAGTCCGCGGTGCGGACGGTGGAATTGCTCGAGTACTTCGCGGGCCGTCCCGGAATGCACTCCCTGGCCGCGGTCCAGGAGGCCGTCGGCTACCCCAAGTCGAGCCTCTACATGCTGCTGCGCACCCTGGTGGAGCTCGGCTGGGTGGAGACGGACGCGACCGGCACGCGGTACGGCATCGGGGTGCGGGCGCTGCTCGTCGGCACGTCGTACATCGACGGCGACGAGGTCGTGGCCGCCGCCCGCCCGACCCTCGACCGGCTCTCCGACGACACCACGGAGACCATCCACCTCGCGCGGCTCGACGGCACCAACGTCGTCTACCTCGCCACCCGCCAGTCGCAGCACTACCTGCGCCCCTTCACGCGCGTCGGCCGCCGCCTGCCCGCGCACTCCACGTCGCTCGGCAAGGCGCTGCTCGCCACGTACACCGACGAGCAGGTCCGCAAGATGCTCCCCGAGACGCTGCCCGCGCTCACCGAGCACACCATCACCGACCGCGAGAAGCTCATCGATGAGCTGCGCGCGGTCCGCGAGCAGGGCTTCGCGGTGGACCGCGAGGAGAACACGCTCGGCCTGCGCTGCTTCGGCGTGGCCATCCCCTACCGCACGCCCGCGCGCGACGCGATCAGCTGCTCGGTGCCGGTGGCGCGGCTCACGCCCGCGCACGAACAGATGGTGAAGGACGCGCTCTTCGACGCGCGCGACCGGCTGTCACTGGCTACTCGTAGGCTCTGACGCATGGATGTCAGCCTGCGCGAAGTCCACGACAGCGATCTGCCCGTCTTCTTCCGGCAGATGAACGACCCCGAGGCGACCCACATGGCCGCGTTCACCCCGGAGGACCCGGCCGATCACGACGCCTTCGAGGCGCACTGGACGAAGATGCGGGCCTCCGCCGACATCGCCATCCGCACGGTCCTCGCGGACGGGGACGTGGTGGGGAACGCGGGGGTGTACGGGGCGCCGGGCGAGCGGGAGGTCACGTACTGGATCGACCGCGCGTACTGGGGCCGCGGCCTGGCCACGGCGGCCCTGCGCGGCCTCCTGGAACTGGAGCCGGACCGCCCGCTCTACGCCCGCGCGGCGGCGGACAACGCGGCGTCGATAAGGGTCCTGGAAAAGTGCGGCTTCGAGATCTCCGCGCAGGACCGCGGGTACGCCCCGGCCCGCGGAACGGAGATCGACGAGGTCGTCCTCGTCCTGCGCGGCGGCTGAGTCTCCGCCGCGCGGCGGAGGCGGATCGTCGCGGGGCAGGAGGTGCGGAGGGGTGGTCGGGCGGGAGCGTTGAGGCATGTCGCAGAGCCTGTCCCCCGCATCGCCGTCGGCCGCCCCGCCCGCCGGGCCTCCTCCCGCCGCGCCCACGGCGCTCGGCCTCAGCCGGCCCCGGCGCGCCCTCCGGTTCGTCTCCGTGGTCTCCTGCGTGCCGTATCTCGCCCTCAAGGCCGCCTGGATCGGCGGGAGTCACCTCGGGATTCCCGACGGCAGTCCCCTGCTGGAGCACCGGCTCACGATGATCGTCGCCAACGGGCTGACCGTCCTCATGGACGCGGGCGTCATCGTGCTCGCGCTGCTGCTGACCCGGCCGTGGGGGCGTCGGATGCCCGCCTGGCTGCTCGCGGGCCCGATGTGGGTCGCCACCGGGCTGCTGACGCCGATCATGGCCGGGTTTCCGCTGCAGCTCGTGGTCAGGGCGTTCGGCGGCAGCGACGGAGGGTCGGGCGGCGGCAGCGGGGACGAGCCGTTCCTCGACGGCTGGGTCTTCGGCGTCGTGTATACCGGGTTCATCCTGCAGGGCGTCGCGCTCGGCTCCCTCTTCGCGCTCTACGCGCGGGACCGCTGGGGGCACCTGTGGCGCGGGCGGGTCGGGGAGGGGCCGCCGTCCGTCGGCGACCGGTGGACGCGGACCGCCGTGGCCGTCGCCGCACTGCTCGCCCTCTTCCCCGCCGGCCTGCACGCCCTGTGGGCCGCGGGCTCCACA from the Streptomyces venezuelae genome contains:
- a CDS encoding ectoine synthase, coding for MIVRSFKDIEGTDRHVKAASGTWESKRIVLAKERVGFSVHETILYAGTETSMWYANHIEAVVCTKGEAELTDDTTGEKYTITPGTMYLLDGHEKHTMRIKEDFHCICVFNPPVTGREDHDENGVYPLLTEPEAD
- the thpD gene encoding ectoine hydroxylase — encoded protein: MTTAPERTSDLYPTRGTEEVLIERKDPVVWSEPGAAGPITAGDLAGFERDGFLAIDQLITPDEVGVYHAELERLINDPAMRENERSIVEPRSQEIRSIFEVHKISEVFARLAADPRVVGRARQILGSDVYVHQSRINVKPGFGASGFYWHSDFETWHAEDGLPNMRTVSVSIALTKNYDTNGGLMIMPGSHKTFLGCAGATPKDNYKRSLQMQDAGIPSDETLTHLASDYGIRLFTGEAGSATWFDCNAMHGSGDNITPYPRSNVFIVFNSVENTAVEPFAAPVRRPEYIGARDFTPVK
- a CDS encoding alkene reductase — translated: MTTAFDPIDLSGTPLRNRIAMAPMTRSRAGEGGVATDLTAEYYVQRASAGLIVTEGIQPSVVGQGYPDTPGLHSAEQIAAWRKVTDAVHAAGGTIFAQLMHAGRVGHPVLLPDGLINVAPSPIAAEGQVYTAEGLKDFVTPHELTDAEIRATIADFATAARNAIDAGFDGVELHGANGYLIHQFLAPGANHRTDAWGGSPENLIRFAVEVTTAVAEEIGASRTALRISPGNTANGISEPDPEPVYTALAKELAPLDLAYLHIMEVEGVRELTARLRQDFGGTLVLNPHSEGPTGPDALALVEDGTADIITFGALFLANPDLPARLKAGGPYNTPDRATYYGGTEKGYTDYASLPR
- a CDS encoding MarR family winged helix-turn-helix transcriptional regulator; the encoded protein is MRADTVQAPPADPVCRPGASGVAAAGPVSLAVSRVARLHRIAAGKLLKGLGLYPGQEFVMMHLWEAGAVRQSELIKAVELDPSTVTKMLQRLEQAGHVRRRPDPADRRAVLVEASAASCGLLAQVEQAWGDLEGHTLAGLDEAERADLARLLAKVETNLCKETEDCPERKGRD
- a CDS encoding maleylpyruvate isomerase family mycothiol-dependent enzyme yields the protein MTTPHDAVRELLGAWALDALMPGDETTVARHLGECEHCAAEAARLRATVRHLDGPAAPGPPPDPDTAPGTHGLSLALRSRAPALRTAPHAAPYAAAVAGLKALLGELDEHGAWGTPVVHAWDVHDTVAHLIAADEPLARHVDRNGRVPAPPPAPSGPPPPWRVEWAARTREVILRERARTPAQTVATWRNQAAGLLSSRAAHDPELAARTVLLAGGRLPVADHFLARAFEAWVHARDIGTALDLPVPPPPAPHLWQLVRFAVRILGPALGPKAPPVALTVSGEGGETEWILGSGDDPVRAQLVLDPVDFCLLIGGRRTPDEVPRGTSGDEAAAENVLTRAASLSWL
- a CDS encoding sigma-70 family RNA polymerase sigma factor — its product is MVVPVEPSAERPGTSDLPSGAARAPVDAELHRRLVYGEEAALADAYAAYGVLVHRVATRVTRNRTAAEDVTQEVFAHLWTRPYTFDARRGSLRGWLSMLAHRRAVDWVRGEERHRKATHADETSLRTVPAPGPSPDEAILEQERSLLLHSALARLPLPQQQVVHLAYFAGRTYRQAAVELGIPEGTAKTRLRTALRTLAETLADPPLRGEHP
- a CDS encoding aminotransferase class V-fold PLP-dependent enzyme — its product is MNTMGINAGTEFAPTSTYLNTAACGLLPRRAVDAIRTLAVENGAGRPGGSGDSETVDAARAAFARVVGVAEGRVAVGGSVAVHAGLIAASLPPGAEVLVPEGDFASIINPFVLRGDLKVRYAPLAELAAAVRPTTALVSFSAVQSADGRTADLPAVRAAAAVHGARTLLDATQAVGWLPLAADAYDYTLTGAFKWLLCPRGVSFLTVREDAQETLVPLHAGLLAAADTSDSTYGPLAELAPDARRFDEPVAFLAYHGAAASLALVEETGVDAIHAHDTALAARFRAGLATLGHTPVPGTSPIVSVPGLADRAPELTRAGILTSARAGHLRSAFHLYNTEADVDRLLDVLSG
- a CDS encoding DsbA family oxidoreductase; this encodes MRVEIWSDIACPWCYVGKARFEKALAAFPHRDGVEVVHRSFELDPGRAKGDTGLVLPMLMQKYGMSEEQAREGERRLGENAAAEGLDYRTEGRDHGNTFDMHRLLHLAKEQGRQHELIGLLYRANFAEERSVFADDTRVVELAVEAGLEEAEVRAVLADPDRYADEVRADEREAAELGANGVPFFVLDRKYGISGAQPAEVFTQALEQAWGERAPLTTLASADGGDACGPDGCAVPQA
- a CDS encoding winged helix-turn-helix transcriptional regulator, which encodes MTGQTPEDRSAPHDIYGLLCPGRAIFELLVNKWTGLAITALEDGPRRFGELRRKLEGVSPKVLTQTLRRLEDHGLVTRTVHAEVPPRVEYALTDLGRGALEPLAHLRTWIRANAGSFTAAR
- a CDS encoding Gfo/Idh/MocA family protein, giving the protein MNSFPAPVRVGLVGLSARGGWAPHSHVPALALLDGYELRALSASSDASARAAGARYGVPLAFGSTAELVRSDEVDLVVVSVRVPLHREVVLGALDAGKAVLCEWPLGNGLAEAEELAGAAARAGVRTFVGLQARSAPAVRFVRDLVEEGYVGEVLSTSLVASGRRWGPVFEPSGEYLLDRRNGGTMLTIPFGHTIDAVSMVLGEFTEVSATLATRRPVVHEEGTGRPAAMTVDDQIAVSGRLASGAVASVHFRAGLSRGTDFHWEINGTEGDLVVTGDSGHLQQASLTVRGGRGTDTGVSELPVPARCFDVPAIDELRGLPAYNVGAQYAQVLADLTEGTAHAPDFAHAARRQRLLDAIEHSAATGTRVRLQGSGPTSRPAAPSASSGGTRCGRTSPRSPPPPATAP